The Sylvia atricapilla isolate bSylAtr1 chromosome 3, bSylAtr1.pri, whole genome shotgun sequence genome has a window encoding:
- the RNF146 gene encoding E3 ubiquitin-protein ligase RNF146 isoform X1, with amino-acid sequence MAGCGEIDHSINMLPTNRKTNESCTNAAPSLQVPECAICLQTCVHPVSLPCKHVFCYLCVKGASWLGKRCALCRQEIPEDFLDKPTLLSPEELKAASRGNGEYAWYYEGRNGWWQYDERTSRELEDAFSKGKKSTEMLIAGFLYVADLENMVQYRRNEHGRRRKIKRDIIDIPKKGVAGLRLDCDTNTVNLARESSADGADSTLTPGAAAVQPLTAISVRPLPALDGQLVSPSTPSPDASNSLENSFAHLQINGDSMAERSHRGEGEEDHESSSSGRVPAPDTSIEETESDASSDSEDVSSHLQQHSPSGQQRHLNASAIQAGADRPGAGGGVANTSVRSRRPDGQCTVTEV; translated from the coding sequence ATGGCTGGCTGTGGTGAAATAGATCATTCGATCAACATGCTTCCCACAAATAGGAAGACAAATGAGTCATGTACCAATGCAGCACCTTCCCTGCAAGTCCCAGAATGTGCTATCTGTCTGCAAACGTGTGTCCATCCAGTAAGTCTGCCCTGTAAGCATGTGTTCTGCTATCTGTGTGTTAAGGGAGCTTCTTGGCTTGGGAAACGATGTGCACTCTGCCGGCAGGAGATTCCTGAGGATTTTCTTGACAAGCCAACCTTACTGTCACCTGAAGAACTCAAAGCAGCAAGCAGAGGCAATGGAGAATATGCTTGGTACTATGAAGGTAGAAATGGCTGGTGGCAGTATGATGAACGTaccagcagagagctggaagaTGCCTTTTCCAAGGGTAAAAAGAGCACTGAAATGCTAATTGCTGGTTTTTTATACGTAGCAGACCTTGAAAATATGGTTCAGTATAGAAGAAATGAGCATGGACGTCGCAGAAAAATAAAACGGGACATAATAGATATACCAAAGAAGGGAGTGGCCGGGCTGAGGCTGGACTGTGACACCAACACTGTCAACCTGGCACGAGAAAGCTCCGCGGACGGTGCGGACAGTACACTGactccaggggctgcagctgtgcagcctCTCACAGCCATTTCCGTGCGGCCCCTACCAGCACTAGATGGTCAGCTTGTGAGCCCTTCAACACCATCACCTGATGCAAGCAATTCTCTAGAGAACTCTTTTGCCCACTTGCAAATAAATGGAGACAGTATGGCAGAAAGGAGTcacaggggagagggagaagaagacCACGAGTCATCATCTTCTGGTCGGGTGCCAGCCCCCGACACCTCTATTGAGGAGACAGAATCGGATGCCAGCAGCGACAGTGAGGATGTTTCTTCCCACCTTCAGCAACACTCGCcctctggtcagcagagacACTTAAATGCCAGTGCaatccaggcaggagcagatagaccaggggcagggggtggggTGGCAAACACAAGTGTAAGATCTAGAAGGCCAGATGGACAGTGCACAGTCACTGAAGTTTAA
- the RNF146 gene encoding E3 ubiquitin-protein ligase RNF146 isoform X2 encodes MAGCGEIDHSINMLPTNRKTNESCTNAAPSLQVPECAICLQTCVHPEIPEDFLDKPTLLSPEELKAASRGNGEYAWYYEGRNGWWQYDERTSRELEDAFSKGKKSTEMLIAGFLYVADLENMVQYRRNEHGRRRKIKRDIIDIPKKGVAGLRLDCDTNTVNLARESSADGADSTLTPGAAAVQPLTAISVRPLPALDGQLVSPSTPSPDASNSLENSFAHLQINGDSMAERSHRGEGEEDHESSSSGRVPAPDTSIEETESDASSDSEDVSSHLQQHSPSGQQRHLNASAIQAGADRPGAGGGVANTSVRSRRPDGQCTVTEV; translated from the exons ATGGCTGGCTGTGGTGAAATAGATCATTCGATCAACATGCTTCCCACAAATAGGAAGACAAATGAGTCATGTACCAATGCAGCACCTTCCCTGCAAGTCCCAGAATGTGCTATCTGTCTGCAAACGTGTGTCCATCCA GAGATTCCTGAGGATTTTCTTGACAAGCCAACCTTACTGTCACCTGAAGAACTCAAAGCAGCAAGCAGAGGCAATGGAGAATATGCTTGGTACTATGAAGGTAGAAATGGCTGGTGGCAGTATGATGAACGTaccagcagagagctggaagaTGCCTTTTCCAAGGGTAAAAAGAGCACTGAAATGCTAATTGCTGGTTTTTTATACGTAGCAGACCTTGAAAATATGGTTCAGTATAGAAGAAATGAGCATGGACGTCGCAGAAAAATAAAACGGGACATAATAGATATACCAAAGAAGGGAGTGGCCGGGCTGAGGCTGGACTGTGACACCAACACTGTCAACCTGGCACGAGAAAGCTCCGCGGACGGTGCGGACAGTACACTGactccaggggctgcagctgtgcagcctCTCACAGCCATTTCCGTGCGGCCCCTACCAGCACTAGATGGTCAGCTTGTGAGCCCTTCAACACCATCACCTGATGCAAGCAATTCTCTAGAGAACTCTTTTGCCCACTTGCAAATAAATGGAGACAGTATGGCAGAAAGGAGTcacaggggagagggagaagaagacCACGAGTCATCATCTTCTGGTCGGGTGCCAGCCCCCGACACCTCTATTGAGGAGACAGAATCGGATGCCAGCAGCGACAGTGAGGATGTTTCTTCCCACCTTCAGCAACACTCGCcctctggtcagcagagacACTTAAATGCCAGTGCaatccaggcaggagcagatagaccaggggcagggggtggggTGGCAAACACAAGTGTAAGATCTAGAAGGCCAGATGGACAGTGCACAGTCACTGAAGTTTAA